One region of Streptomyces sp. CG4 genomic DNA includes:
- a CDS encoding HAMP domain-containing sensor histidine kinase: MNPDRALRRLAPRTLRGRLSLVALTTAALLMTVLTVVFNVVMDRHLQHQADDELRNRAAAVATTVDTSGSRARVLETSNDGLLDANVWIYAGSRLLEKPPSPMAGSPLSQAADRLAARRTAACTTFDGHGHQLVRLCSRPLHGRHAAATVVTALDLGPYRSSANTLLLGSLILDAVMLACTYVLTRLAVGRALRPVRTMTDQATQWSAVGSDDRFGAEEHPAELARLGASLDALLDRIRTVLRHERQLTGELSHELRTPLTRIVIELDWWRARPRSGAETHATHEVIAEAAQSMRTICDTLLNDARDNALNQPTAPGTTDVVPVLDRMMQRLDTPDDVKATVVPGATELEAGVAPALLERILSPLLANAVRYARSGVTVAALRVSGTVRIDVVDDGPGVPESFVAELFQPGRRADEQDGHDGAGLGLPLARRLARAVGGDVSYDPAHTSGTRFTVSLPAA; the protein is encoded by the coding sequence ATGAACCCCGACCGTGCCCTGCGCCGCCTGGCGCCCCGCACCCTGCGCGGCCGGCTCTCCCTCGTGGCGCTGACCACCGCCGCCCTGTTGATGACCGTCCTGACCGTGGTGTTCAACGTCGTGATGGACAGGCATCTGCAGCATCAGGCGGACGACGAACTGCGCAACAGGGCCGCCGCCGTCGCCACGACCGTCGACACCAGCGGCTCCCGGGCGCGCGTCCTGGAGACCAGCAACGACGGTCTCCTCGACGCGAACGTGTGGATCTACGCCGGCTCCCGCTTGCTCGAAAAGCCTCCGTCGCCCATGGCCGGCAGCCCGCTGAGCCAGGCCGCCGACCGGCTGGCCGCACGGCGCACTGCGGCGTGCACGACCTTCGACGGCCACGGTCACCAGCTCGTCCGCCTGTGCTCCCGGCCCCTGCACGGCCGTCACGCCGCCGCGACGGTCGTCACCGCCCTGGACCTGGGCCCCTACCGCAGTTCGGCCAACACCCTGCTGCTGGGATCACTGATCCTGGACGCGGTGATGCTCGCGTGCACCTACGTGCTCACACGTCTGGCCGTCGGACGGGCACTTCGCCCGGTGCGAACGATGACCGACCAGGCCACCCAGTGGAGTGCCGTGGGCTCCGACGACCGCTTCGGAGCCGAGGAACACCCGGCTGAACTCGCGCGCCTGGGCGCCTCCCTGGACGCGCTCCTGGACCGCATCCGCACCGTGCTGCGCCACGAACGGCAGCTCACCGGCGAGCTGTCCCACGAACTGCGCACCCCCCTCACCCGGATCGTCATCGAACTCGACTGGTGGCGGGCCCGCCCCCGCTCGGGAGCCGAGACGCACGCCACCCACGAAGTGATCGCCGAGGCCGCTCAGTCGATGCGCACGATCTGCGACACGCTCCTGAACGATGCCCGCGACAACGCGCTGAACCAGCCCACGGCGCCCGGAACGACCGACGTCGTCCCCGTCCTCGACCGTATGATGCAGCGCCTCGACACACCGGACGACGTCAAGGCCACCGTCGTGCCCGGAGCAACGGAGCTTGAGGCAGGGGTCGCCCCCGCCCTCCTGGAACGCATCCTCAGCCCGTTGCTCGCCAACGCCGTCCGTTACGCCCGCTCCGGCGTGACCGTAGCCGCGCTCCGGGTGTCCGGCACCGTGCGCATCGACGTGGTCGACGACGGCCCGGGCGTGCCCGAGTCGTTCGTCGCCGAGCTGTTCCAGCCCGGCAGGCGCGCCGACGAGCAGGACGGGCACGACGGCGCGGGCCTCGGGCTGCCGCTCGCGCGACGCCTGGCCCGCGCGGTCGGCGGCGACGTGTCGTACGACCCCGCACACACGTCCGGGACACGGTTCACGGTCAGTCTGCCTGCTGCCTGA
- a CDS encoding response regulator transcription factor, whose protein sequence is MRHKILVVEDDHALRDVLRRGLTEEGFEPVLASDGATALRLATADVAAAVLDIGLPDADGRDVCQAMRANGFLAPVIFLTARHQLTDRLSGFSAGGDDYLPKPFHLAELAARLRAALKRGAPASTATVGDLVLDPVGHSATVHGVRVALTPTEFRLLAPLVAAAGSHVPRRELIRAAWPEGAQVSDNALDQYLTRLRRKLREAGSSLTIGTARGIGHHLS, encoded by the coding sequence CGAGGAAGGCTTCGAGCCGGTCCTCGCCTCCGACGGCGCAACGGCCCTGCGGCTGGCCACCGCCGATGTCGCGGCGGCAGTCCTGGACATCGGGCTGCCCGACGCGGACGGACGGGACGTGTGCCAGGCCATGCGCGCCAACGGCTTCCTCGCTCCCGTGATCTTCCTGACCGCCCGGCACCAGCTCACCGACCGGCTGTCCGGCTTCTCCGCAGGTGGCGACGACTATCTGCCCAAGCCCTTCCACCTCGCCGAGCTCGCCGCGCGGCTGAGAGCCGCTCTCAAACGAGGCGCGCCGGCTTCGACGGCCACGGTCGGGGACCTCGTCCTGGACCCGGTCGGACACAGCGCAACTGTGCACGGTGTCCGCGTTGCCCTGACCCCGACGGAGTTCCGGCTGCTCGCGCCGCTCGTCGCTGCGGCGGGCTCCCATGTGCCGCGTCGCGAGCTGATCAGGGCGGCCTGGCCCGAAGGAGCGCAGGTGAGTGACAACGCCCTGGACCAGTACCTGACGCGGCTGCGTCGTAAGCTGCGCGAGGCCGGCAGCTCGTTGACGATCGGCACGGCACGCGGGATCGGACACCACCTGTCATGA
- a CDS encoding ABC transporter permease, translating to MTSSAASLVPVNTTLGILLTALLLLAAAVASWCHLDPHPYKSRARELLVAGFRAAVQLALVSMVIAWAVESMAGLLVFLVVMFTVAVRTAGRRITSNHTWWLTAAPIAAGVVPVVAALLLTGLVPLQGIALIPVTGILIGGALTVTVLAGRRALDELTQRRGEVDAAMALGLSDRDARMEILRPAASDALLPGLDQTRTVGLVTLPGAFVGMLLGGAGPVLAGAVQLFVLIALMAVQAIAVAVTLELVARHRLHRPAWDAHTSAPRKARRFSKAQAPNRKPE from the coding sequence GTGACGTCGAGCGCGGCATCTCTGGTACCGGTCAACACGACCCTTGGCATCCTGCTCACCGCTCTGCTGTTGCTGGCGGCGGCGGTCGCGAGCTGGTGCCATCTCGATCCGCACCCCTACAAGAGCCGCGCTCGGGAACTCCTCGTCGCCGGCTTCCGCGCCGCCGTCCAGCTTGCCTTGGTGTCCATGGTCATCGCCTGGGCCGTTGAGTCGATGGCGGGGCTGCTGGTGTTCCTCGTCGTGATGTTCACGGTGGCTGTTCGCACCGCCGGACGGAGAATCACCAGCAACCACACGTGGTGGTTGACGGCCGCCCCGATCGCCGCCGGTGTGGTGCCGGTCGTCGCGGCGCTCCTCCTCACCGGTCTCGTCCCTTTGCAGGGCATCGCCCTGATCCCCGTCACCGGCATCCTCATCGGCGGCGCACTCACCGTGACGGTCCTTGCCGGACGTCGTGCCCTGGACGAACTGACACAGCGACGAGGTGAGGTGGATGCCGCGATGGCACTCGGACTGTCGGACCGGGACGCGCGGATGGAGATACTGCGCCCCGCCGCCTCCGACGCTCTGCTGCCCGGCCTCGACCAGACCCGTACGGTCGGACTGGTCACGCTCCCCGGGGCGTTCGTCGGCATGCTCCTCGGAGGGGCCGGTCCCGTGCTGGCCGGGGCGGTGCAGTTGTTCGTCCTCATCGCGCTCATGGCCGTGCAGGCCATCGCCGTGGCAGTGACGCTTGAACTCGTGGCACGCCACCGCCTCCATCGACCCGCGTGGGACGCGCACACAAGTGCCCCGCGCAAGGCGAGAAGGTTCTCCAAGGCGCAGGCACCGAATCGGAAGCCCGAGTAG